The genomic stretch TATCCCTTAAAATTTATAAGAGCCATATTCCTATTATTGCCTTGACTGCGAATGCCATGGTCAAAGATCGGGAAAAATGCCTTGAGGCAGGCATGGATGATTATGTGGCAAAACCATTTGAGGAAGAAGAAATCTATCGTGCATTGAACATCATTTTCCAAAAGGGGGGCCAGGCTTCTCTCCCGACTAAGAAGTCCGCTTCCACTTCCCAAAACGGTTCATCGGAGAAAAAAACTGTCTCCCTGTCTTCGATCAGAAACCATCTCACATCAAAGTACAAATTTCCCCAATCAAAAATTGATTTTCTCGTTCAGGGTATACAAAAACCAATGATTAAGAATTTTGCTGATGCAGAAAACGCTCTGCAACAAAAAAATTATCCGGAACTCATGAGAGCAGCCCATACGATCAAAGGCGCTCTGCTCGGTCTCGGTATTGATGATTGGGCTGAACTGGCATTGAGCATTGAAAAGGCTGCCAAAGACGAAAAAAACATCGACTTTCGTTTGTACTTGGATGAGTTGCGGAATGGCCTCGCCCCTTTAATCGACGAATCACGGGATTAATTTTACTCTGACCCTATTTATTTCCTATTTATTACTCTATTTATTACTTATATTACTATTTTTGAACTCCAAATTGCCATTATAGACCCTCAAAAGGCCTATTTCCGACAATGATTTGTTATGTTTTCAAATACTTAGCGTGGCCCGACCCCATTCTGCTACACCATTCTGCTACACGATGTCAAGACAACCGATATGTACACCCATGTAATGGATAAAGACATTTCGCGCCTCACCAGCCCCCCCCTGGAGGGTTTTGGGCTATATGCCGTTGGCCTGGGTGCCATGGCCAGCGTCGAAAATCACTACGGCGTCGTGATCCTATCTAAAAACCAATAAAAATTGGTTACTTTCAATCTGAAATTTTGTCAATCTAAAAGAGCCCGGCCATGATATTCGATATAAGGGCCGCTGTGATCCTGTGATCGTGCCTTTAAGGCCCATTAATGCAAGGGGCGACATGCGGCCAGCTGGCAACGTTTTATGGGAGTTGTTTCGAAAATAGTGATACATAGTAGTGTTTTTGGCAGAAGCTTAGACTGGTCACAGTAAATTACAAATTGACTTTTTACCTGAGTGGGATTAATAGAAATGTTTGCTTTATTGAATACAAAAAGTGAAGCATCATAAATAACCTCACTCTACGCATAGCAATTCCAATATTATCTAAAAACAAAAGAAGATTATGACTGAGAAAAAAGTTTCGCGATATGCTGAATCCGGCGTTGATATTGACAAAGCAAATGATTTTATTGATAAAATAAAGCCACTTGTGGCAGCAACCTTCCAACGTGGTGTGCTTACTGGAATAGGTGGTTTTGGCGGGCTTTTCGCCTTGGGTGGTGACCGCTATAAGGATCCTGTTTTAGTGTCGTCAACCGATGGTGTGGGCACCAAACTGAAGATTGCCGAACTGTGTAATAAGCATGATACTATTGGTATTGATCTGGTGGCAATGTGCGTGAACGATATAGTTGTTTCCGGAGCTCGGCCGCTGTTTTTTCTGGATTATCTGGCGGTTGGTCATCTTAATGTTGAGCAGGCCACTGATGTGGTCAGAGGGATTGCTAAAGGCTGTGAAATCTCGAAATGCTCCCTTATTGGTGGTGAAACAGCGGAGATGCCGGGCATGTATTCAAAAGGCGAATATGATCTTGCCGGTTTTACGGTTGGTATCGCTGAAAGAAATGAACTTATTGACGGCTCGGAAACCAAGGTTGGAGATAAGCTTATAGGGCTTGCCTCAAGCGGCATCCACAGTAACGGCTACTCTCTGGTCAGAAAAATCTGTTTCGAGGAGTTGGGACTTTCGGTGGAAGATCATGTTGAAGAACTCGGGTGTACCTTGGGCGAGGAGTTGCTGCGTCCCACCCGGATTTATACTGAAACTGTTTTGAATCTGATTAAAAATTTCAAGATCCGTGGAATTGTGCATATCACCGGCGGCGGATTTATTGATAATATCCCGCGTGTTCTGCCGGCGGGCTGTAAAGCTGTTCTTAACTGCAAGGCCTGGCCCCAAATGCCGATCTTTGATTTTCTACAGAAAAAAGGGAACGTTTCTGCCGAGGAGATGTGCCGTACTTTTAACTGTGGTATTGGAATGGTGTTGATTGTCGGGGATAAAAAAGTTGATGATATAATGCTTCAGTTGGCGGCCTTAGGTGAAACGGCCTATGTCATTGGTGAAATTGCAGCCAGAAAGGGCAAGAAGAGTTCTCAGGTTGAAATTGCCTGCCAGTAAGGCGCTTGTTCCCCCCCCCTTCCTTTAGCCGCAATCCTCAGTACTACCCTTAATTTTATCAATTGCGTGAGGCAGTGTATCAAGCACTGCCTCAATGTTTTCTCTGGCTGCCTTCAGACTGCCGGGCAGATTTACGATCAGGCTCTTCCCGCGAACTCCTGCTTTACCTCGTGACAGCATTGCTCGCGGGGTGATCTTCATACTTGCTGACCGCATAGCCTCGCTGATTCCTGGAATCTCTTTTTCCAGGACATCATTCATTGCCTCGGGTGTCACATCGGTGGGGCTGAGGCCGGTTCCCCCAGTTGTCACAATAAGATCGATTTTTTTTAGGTCGGACCATTCAATAAGAGTTTGTGTGATGGTTTCATGGTGGTCGGCAATGATTTTGTAAGCGGTATTGGTGAAGCCGGCGGCTTCTAGAATCTCAATGAGCAAAGGGCCGCTGGTATCAGTTCGTAAACCTTGAGAGCCTTTGTCGCTCAGGGTAAGTACTCCGCAAGTAAATGAATATTTGGTTTTGTTTATTGCCATAGTATAGTTTTCGCTTTGGGCTGTCTTACGAGCTCCCCTTTCTCAAGGTTGCTCTTTTGAGGCGGCAATAATGGCATCGGTAAGATGGGCTGGAACCTCCTCGTAATGAGAGAATTCAGTGCTGAAGAATCCTCGGCCGCTGGTAATTGAGGTAAGGTCGGGGGCGTATTCCAGAATCTCAGACATAGGTACTTGGGCGGTAATTACTTCAAGTTTTGCCTCAGAATCCATGCCCATAACCTTGCCGCGACGGCTGTTAATATCTCCGATAACATCACCAACGCAGTCTTTAGGGATCTGGACGGACATGTTCATGATTGGCTCGAGGAGCACGGGATTGGCCTCCAGAGCACCCTTTTTAAAGCCCATGGATCCGGAAATTTTAAATGCCATCTCTGAAGAGTCCACATTGTGAAATGATCCGTCGAAGAGACCAACTTTTACGTCAACAACAGGGTAGCCGGCCAAAATTCCATTTGCCATAGCCTCTTGGATGCCTTTGTCCACAGCAGGAATGTACTGTTTCGGAATCGCTCCACCGATAATTCGGTCTTCAAACTCATAACCACCGCCATGTGGAAGTGGTTCAATGTCAAGCCAGTTGTCGGCGTATTGTCCTTTTCCGCCAGACTGCTTTTTATGTTTGTACTGAACCTTGGTTTTTCCTTTAATCGTCTCCTTGTATGGTACCTTGGGGAGTTCGAGCTGCATATTGACACCAAATTTGCGTTTAATTATTTCACCGACAATCTTGAGGTGAATCTGGCCAACACCAGAGATTAGAATCTGGTGGGTCTGAGGCTCCCTGGACAGCCTTAAGGTAGGGTCCTCATCAAGCATCTTGGTAATTGAAGAGATAAGTTTGTCCTCATTCTCTTTTTTCATAGCGGAGACGTCATA from Desulfobulbaceae bacterium encodes the following:
- a CDS encoding response regulator; this translates as SLKIYKSHIPIIALTANAMVKDREKCLEAGMDDYVAKPFEEEEIYRALNIIFQKGGQASLPTKKSASTSQNGSSEKKTVSLSSIRNHLTSKYKFPQSKIDFLVQGIQKPMIKNFADAENALQQKNYPELMRAAHTIKGALLGLGIDDWAELALSIEKAAKDEKNIDFRLYLDELRNGLAPLIDESRD
- a CDS encoding phosphoribosylformylglycinamidine cyclo-ligase — translated: MTEKKVSRYAESGVDIDKANDFIDKIKPLVAATFQRGVLTGIGGFGGLFALGGDRYKDPVLVSSTDGVGTKLKIAELCNKHDTIGIDLVAMCVNDIVVSGARPLFFLDYLAVGHLNVEQATDVVRGIAKGCEISKCSLIGGETAEMPGMYSKGEYDLAGFTVGIAERNELIDGSETKVGDKLIGLASSGIHSNGYSLVRKICFEELGLSVEDHVEELGCTLGEELLRPTRIYTETVLNLIKNFKIRGIVHITGGGFIDNIPRVLPAGCKAVLNCKAWPQMPIFDFLQKKGNVSAEEMCRTFNCGIGMVLIVGDKKVDDIMLQLAALGETAYVIGEIAARKGKKSSQVEIACQ
- a CDS encoding MogA/MoaB family molybdenum cofactor biosynthesis protein: MAINKTKYSFTCGVLTLSDKGSQGLRTDTSGPLLIEILEAAGFTNTAYKIIADHHETITQTLIEWSDLKKIDLIVTTGGTGLSPTDVTPEAMNDVLEKEIPGISEAMRSASMKITPRAMLSRGKAGVRGKSLIVNLPGSLKAARENIEAVLDTLPHAIDKIKGSTEDCG
- the fusA gene encoding elongation factor G (EF-G; promotes GTP-dependent translocation of the ribosome during translation; many organisms have multiple copies of this gene) — encoded protein: YDVSAMKKENEDKLISSITKMLDEDPTLRLSREPQTHQILISGVGQIHLKIVGEIIKRKFGVNMQLELPKVPYKETIKGKTKVQYKHKKQSGGKGQYADNWLDIEPLPHGGGYEFEDRIIGGAIPKQYIPAVDKGIQEAMANGILAGYPVVDVKVGLFDGSFHNVDSSEMAFKISGSMGFKKGALEANPVLLEPIMNMSVQIPKDCVGDVIGDINSRRGKVMGMDSEAKLEVITAQVPMSEILEYAPDLTSITSGRGFFSTEFSHYEEVPAHLTDAIIAASKEQP